A window of the Lactuca sativa cultivar Salinas chromosome 5, Lsat_Salinas_v11, whole genome shotgun sequence genome harbors these coding sequences:
- the LOC122195681 gene encoding E3 ubiquitin-protein ligase UPL3-like — protein MAQKPRWGELEEEADGGDYDYLLPPKQVIGPDEHGLKKQEVSLILCITRQLEAFRAGFNQVFEASSLQIFSPSELDYLLCGRREMWEADTLVEHIKFDHGYTSKSPVVINLLEIMGEFNPEQQRAFCQFVTGAPRLPPGGLAVLNPKWTIVRKLQSSNNTASNAAGGVSESADDDLPSVMTCANYLKLLPIPPSRERTHCSCHQQRRFKKCCRANKWFFRGY, from the exons ATGGCTCAAAAACCCAGATGGGGCGAATTGGAGGAAGAAGCTGATGGCGGTGACTATGACTATTTGTTGCCGCCGAAACAGGTTATTGGACCCGATGAACACGGGTTGAAA AAACAAGAAGTAAGTTTGATTCTCTGTATCACAAGGCAATTGGAAGCATTTAGAGCTGGCTTTAATCAG GTTTTTGAGGCTTCAAGTTTACAAATATTTTCTCCAAGTGAGTTGGATTATTTACTCTGTGGGCGTAGAGAAATGTGGGAG GCCGATACACTTGTGGAACACATAAAATTCGACCATGGATACACATCCAAGAGCCCTGTAGTAATTAAT TTGCTTGAGATAATGGGAGAGTTCAATCCAGAACAGCAAAGGGCATTCTGTCAGTTTGTTACTGGTGCACCTCGGCTTCCTCCAGGTGGCTTGGCTGTCTTGAACCCTAAGTGGACCATTGTCAGAAAG CTTCAAAGCTCCAACAACACTGCATCAAATGCTGCGGGTGGAGTGTCGGAATCTGCAGATGATGATTTGCCAAGTGTCATGACATGTGCCAACTACCTCAAGCTTCTCCCTATTCCACCAAG CCGTGAAAGAACTCATTGCAGTTGCCACCAACAGAGAAG ATTCAAAAAGTGTTGTAGAGCTAACAAATGGTTCTTCAG AGGATACTAA